A genomic region of Lysinibacillus sp. 2017 contains the following coding sequences:
- the cyoE gene encoding heme o synthase: MQTQSKRQLWAQAVKTGIIKSNLIPMIAALMLALYTYELNFIEHIPAIIYSILGSAAVIAAAGAYNNVYDRDIDIIMPRTKTRPTVTGELSAKTVLVVATLLLIVGLVLLYLATPLAALMGFLGVFFYVVPYTMWTKRRTIWNTEVGSISGAMPPLIGWAAVAPDIWHPAAWALFLIMVIWQMPHFYAIAIRKKEDYAAASIPMLPVAKGERRTYIQSNVYLVLLSLSSFLFLPLSLGLTIVSFVLSVIWLYMSILASKQKEEKKWANKMFAYSLFHMMAVFGTVIIYATVGMILNAL, translated from the coding sequence ATGCAAACGCAATCGAAACGACAATTGTGGGCGCAAGCTGTGAAAACCGGCATTATTAAGTCAAATTTAATTCCGATGATCGCGGCACTTATGCTCGCACTTTACACATATGAACTAAATTTTATTGAACATATTCCAGCAATTATTTATTCGATTCTTGGTTCAGCAGCAGTCATTGCAGCAGCTGGTGCGTACAATAACGTATATGACCGAGATATTGACATAATTATGCCACGTACGAAAACTCGTCCGACTGTAACTGGGGAACTGTCAGCGAAAACGGTGTTAGTAGTTGCGACGCTGTTATTAATCGTAGGGCTAGTCTTGTTATATCTGGCAACACCACTTGCAGCATTGATGGGCTTTTTAGGCGTATTTTTCTATGTAGTACCTTATACAATGTGGACAAAACGCCGTACGATTTGGAACACCGAAGTCGGTAGTATTTCAGGCGCGATGCCACCGTTAATCGGATGGGCAGCCGTTGCTCCAGACATTTGGCATCCAGCCGCATGGGCACTGTTTTTAATAATGGTCATTTGGCAAATGCCACACTTTTATGCCATTGCCATTCGTAAAAAAGAGGATTACGCTGCAGCAAGTATTCCGATGCTCCCTGTTGCAAAAGGGGAACGCCGCACATATATTCAATCGAATGTCTACTTAGTCTTACTAAGTCTTTCTAGCTTTTTATTTTTACCATTAAGCTTAGGATTAACAATTGTTTCGTTCGTGCTTAGTGTCATTTGGCTTTACATGAGTATTTTAGCATCGAAACAAAAAGAAGAGAAAAAATGGGCCAATAAAATGTTTGCTTACTCGTTATTCCATATGATGGCTGTTTTCGGAACAGTTATTATTTATGCGACAGTCGGCATGATTTTAAATGCACTCTAA
- a CDS encoding TetR/AcrR family transcriptional regulator: MSSQRIKASALCLFTERGYEGASLADIIADVGIKKSSIYNHYKSKDDLFLSIYESCIIDELNAMKDFFSKPIQPDELLSQLKAYIKYNAYRAKNILSSQFLFRFIVFPPHHLKELLVEKAEHYFSKLQGQFIDYLQTHDAFSTLSDKQKNDFTHLYCVLLQGIQVDQFLGGGYCTQERLEISWAYFEQLINLS, from the coding sequence ATGTCATCGCAACGTATTAAAGCATCCGCGCTTTGTTTATTTACAGAAAGAGGATATGAAGGTGCATCACTTGCTGATATTATTGCAGATGTTGGCATTAAAAAATCTTCAATCTACAATCATTATAAAAGTAAAGACGATTTATTTTTATCAATTTATGAGTCATGTATTATAGATGAACTTAACGCTATGAAGGACTTTTTTTCAAAGCCCATCCAACCAGATGAATTACTTTCACAGTTAAAAGCCTATATCAAATACAATGCCTACCGTGCAAAAAATATTTTATCTTCACAATTTTTATTTCGCTTTATCGTGTTTCCACCGCATCATTTAAAAGAGCTATTGGTAGAAAAAGCTGAACATTATTTTTCGAAGTTGCAAGGTCAGTTTATCGATTACTTACAAACTCATGACGCCTTTAGCACACTTTCTGATAAACAAAAAAATGACTTCACCCATTTATACTGTGTCCTATTACAAGGAATCCAGGTAGATCAATTTTTAGGTGGTGGCTATTGCACACAAGAGCGACTTGAAATTTCTTGGGCATATTTCGAACAACTTATTAACCTTAGTTAA
- a CDS encoding dipeptidase gives MSHLQTLDAYFTENRERHLAELTEFLRIPSISALSDHKADMQTAAKWLADHLKTLNIENVAVEETAGHPVVYGEWLHAEGKPTILFYGHYDVQPVDPLNLWETPPFEPSIRDNKLFARGSSDDKGQVFMHLKMIEALFATEGTLPVNVKFIYEGEEEIGSPSLPQYTEDNKEKLAADLILISDTGLYAKGKPAVCYGLRGLTGVQIDVRGAKGDLHSGLYGGGVQNAIHALTEILASFRDEHGTIQVDGFYDNVLPLSDEERQAYRELEFDEAAIKEEVGVKELFGEAGYSYLEQTWARPTLEINGVFGGFSGEGIKTVLPAEAGAKITCRLVPDQDPEEIVALLKAHIEKHKPTGVEVKVSEFDKGKPYLTPFDHPLIQAAGRSYEKVYNVPTAYTRGGGSIPIVAAFDEILDLPVVLMGFGLSSENFHAPNEHFHLENFDQGLRVLGDYMFEVASLKF, from the coding sequence ATGAGTCATTTACAAACATTAGATGCTTATTTTACAGAAAATCGTGAGCGTCATTTAGCAGAGTTAACCGAGTTTTTACGCATTCCTAGTATTTCTGCCTTATCGGATCATAAAGCCGATATGCAAACAGCGGCAAAATGGTTAGCTGACCACTTAAAAACGTTAAACATTGAAAACGTTGCAGTAGAAGAAACAGCGGGACACCCAGTTGTTTATGGTGAATGGTTACATGCAGAAGGCAAACCAACCATCCTTTTCTACGGTCACTACGACGTGCAACCCGTTGACCCACTTAACTTATGGGAAACGCCACCATTTGAGCCTTCTATTCGTGATAACAAGCTATTTGCGCGTGGTTCTTCAGACGACAAAGGCCAAGTATTCATGCACTTAAAAATGATTGAAGCGTTATTTGCAACAGAAGGCACATTACCTGTAAACGTTAAATTCATTTATGAAGGTGAAGAGGAAATCGGTAGCCCTTCTTTACCACAATACACAGAAGACAATAAAGAAAAATTAGCAGCGGATTTAATCCTAATCTCAGATACAGGTCTTTATGCAAAAGGTAAACCTGCAGTATGCTATGGCTTACGCGGTTTAACGGGCGTTCAAATTGATGTGCGCGGTGCAAAAGGTGACCTACACTCAGGGCTTTATGGTGGCGGTGTTCAAAATGCGATCCACGCATTAACAGAAATTTTAGCGTCATTCCGCGATGAGCACGGTACGATTCAAGTAGATGGTTTCTATGACAACGTGCTTCCATTATCTGATGAAGAGCGCCAAGCTTACCGTGAATTAGAATTTGATGAAGCTGCGATTAAAGAAGAAGTTGGCGTAAAAGAATTATTCGGTGAAGCTGGTTATTCTTACCTTGAACAAACATGGGCACGTCCAACATTAGAAATTAACGGCGTATTCGGTGGCTTCTCTGGTGAAGGGATTAAAACGGTATTACCTGCTGAAGCGGGCGCGAAAATTACATGCCGTCTTGTTCCAGATCAAGACCCTGAAGAAATCGTTGCTTTACTAAAAGCGCATATTGAAAAACACAAACCAACAGGTGTTGAAGTAAAAGTTTCTGAATTTGATAAAGGAAAACCTTACTTAACTCCATTCGATCACCCACTAATTCAAGCAGCTGGCCGTTCTTACGAAAAAGTTTATAACGTGCCAACAGCTTATACACGCGGTGGTGGCTCGATTCCAATCGTTGCAGCCTTCGATGAAATTTTAGATTTACCTGTAGTGTTAATGGGCTTCGGACTTTCAAGTGAAAACTTCCATGCGCCAAACGAACACTTCCATTTAGAAAACTTTGACCAAGGCTTACGCGTGCTTGGCGACTATATGTTCGAAGTAGCATCACTTAAATTTTAA
- a CDS encoding DUF4275 family protein, producing the protein MSRKYIDELLNEFSEEELDRTYYVLEDLNCQFQFERHLAKKGIQIGNLDLNLDTDWNSLQLQRKWDKTFATLTEDEKRAIYFYSYRWHICSYDKVSCLDRQAAREAFDKVKKSTLFFMYEHARNVQTFQHASTMTSTDLDSQDDIYVFDETFSWTYIHTHEDSIGPYFIWNDLKAK; encoded by the coding sequence ATGTCTCGTAAATATATTGATGAACTATTAAACGAATTTTCAGAAGAAGAATTGGACCGTACCTATTATGTACTCGAAGATTTAAACTGCCAATTTCAATTCGAACGTCATTTAGCAAAAAAGGGCATTCAAATTGGAAATCTAGATTTAAATTTAGATACGGACTGGAATTCCCTACAATTACAACGAAAGTGGGATAAAACATTCGCTACTCTTACTGAGGATGAAAAGCGTGCGATTTATTTTTATAGCTATCGATGGCATATTTGTAGCTATGATAAGGTTAGCTGTTTAGATAGACAAGCAGCACGTGAAGCTTTTGACAAGGTAAAAAAATCCACATTATTTTTCATGTATGAACATGCTCGAAATGTTCAAACGTTTCAACATGCATCAACCATGACCTCAACAGATCTTGACTCACAAGATGATATTTACGTGTTCGATGAAACATTTAGCTGGACGTATATCCATACACATGAAGATTCGATTGGACCTTATTTTATTTGGAATGACCTTAAGGCAAAATAA
- a CDS encoding glycerol-3-phosphate acyltransferase: MQVLYILLSYLLGTVLMAAIVGKFKGVNLQNENSGNLGARNAGRTLGKSAFVMVAVGDALKGAFVVVAGRMLELPELTIALAVIAVTIGHLYPFWNKGKGGKGVATIVGAMLLFSPFYTIWLIVGFLGGMLFTKSATLSMVVGFALYGVLVSWKLEGGIILCIALLLVIWKQRNSIIERVKPNVLE, translated from the coding sequence ATGCAAGTACTCTACATTCTCCTTAGCTATTTGCTCGGAACCGTTTTAATGGCGGCTATTGTAGGCAAATTTAAAGGAGTCAATTTACAAAATGAAAATAGCGGGAATCTCGGCGCACGAAATGCTGGAAGAACACTCGGGAAATCAGCATTTGTCATGGTTGCAGTTGGAGACGCGTTAAAAGGGGCTTTCGTTGTAGTAGCTGGACGTATGCTAGAACTGCCTGAACTAACTATTGCACTTGCAGTCATTGCTGTTACCATCGGACATCTCTACCCGTTTTGGAATAAAGGAAAAGGTGGTAAAGGGGTAGCAACGATTGTTGGCGCGATGCTCTTGTTTTCACCTTTCTATACCATTTGGTTAATTGTCGGATTTTTAGGAGGCATGCTTTTCACAAAAAGTGCAACATTGAGTATGGTTGTGGGCTTTGCGCTTTACGGTGTGCTCGTTTCTTGGAAATTAGAGGGCGGCATTATTTTGTGTATAGCTCTGTTACTCGTTATTTGGAAACAACGAAATAGCATAATAGAAAGAGTGAAGCCGAATGTATTGGAGTAA
- a CDS encoding aminotransferase class V-fold PLP-dependent enzyme — protein MYWSKIATANQEFDAIAALNYETFVEEIPQHEQNESHRLIDKFHEENVYLIVYKNTEIVGMVAFRDVRPFSIDQKLGGVEHYLDANLCGFLCELRLLAVKKAHRNGRVFAKLSSAIYRYAYDKGYTACVISGTVREERLYTQMGFRQFASPVGTEEARYLPMVLTREASSVFRERLREQTAVFYPGPVALQSPLEQSIVSHRSKKFQQELHLMKEKLFKLAKTNVVIPLVGTGTLANDAMLGQLKSEFGMEKGLVLINGEFGSRLKKQAQQWNLQMDTLDFGWGNSFDITLIEQSLKTNAYSYVIFVHGETSNSALNPLEKLAELTKRYHVKLCADCISSFGSLPFSMEDLHYATAVSGKSLGTIAGLSFIFCKEAPTKSEAPLYMNLPYSIEKEIPFTLPHHLIVAVSEVLKAYPERYEILVNRMEQVKNSSFAPFIVGDVHPMIATIQHEKMPQIIETCELNGFLLHSESTYLKERNLAQISVIQPSFEKDFKKCNALFSCLVETL, from the coding sequence ATGTATTGGAGTAAAATAGCGACAGCAAACCAAGAATTTGATGCGATTGCAGCACTGAACTATGAAACATTTGTTGAAGAGATTCCCCAGCACGAGCAAAATGAATCACATCGTTTAATCGATAAATTTCATGAAGAAAACGTCTATCTTATTGTCTACAAAAACACGGAAATCGTTGGAATGGTTGCCTTTCGAGATGTTCGACCATTTTCAATTGATCAAAAACTAGGTGGAGTCGAGCACTATTTAGATGCAAACTTATGCGGATTTTTATGTGAGCTACGCCTCCTTGCAGTGAAAAAAGCACATCGCAACGGGCGTGTTTTTGCAAAGCTATCATCTGCTATCTATCGTTATGCTTATGATAAAGGGTATACGGCCTGCGTTATTTCTGGGACAGTGCGTGAAGAAAGATTATATACGCAAATGGGTTTCCGTCAATTCGCATCACCAGTAGGAACAGAAGAAGCACGGTATTTACCAATGGTGCTAACGCGTGAGGCAAGTAGCGTGTTTCGTGAACGATTACGTGAGCAAACGGCGGTGTTTTACCCAGGTCCTGTTGCACTACAATCCCCACTTGAGCAGTCGATTGTATCGCATCGCTCTAAAAAATTTCAGCAAGAGCTCCATTTGATGAAAGAAAAGCTATTTAAATTAGCAAAAACGAATGTCGTCATCCCACTTGTTGGCACAGGGACACTTGCCAATGATGCAATGCTTGGACAATTGAAAAGTGAGTTTGGAATGGAAAAAGGGCTTGTCCTTATCAATGGGGAATTCGGCAGTCGCTTGAAAAAACAAGCACAGCAGTGGAATTTGCAAATGGATACGCTTGATTTCGGTTGGGGGAACTCTTTTGACATCACCTTAATTGAACAATCACTAAAAACGAATGCTTACAGCTACGTAATTTTCGTTCACGGTGAAACGTCCAACAGTGCATTAAATCCACTTGAAAAATTAGCCGAGCTTACAAAGCGCTATCATGTAAAACTTTGTGCAGACTGCATTAGCTCATTTGGATCACTTCCTTTTTCAATGGAAGATTTACATTACGCGACGGCAGTAAGTGGCAAGTCACTCGGAACAATCGCCGGTCTTTCTTTCATCTTTTGTAAGGAAGCACCAACAAAAAGTGAAGCACCACTTTATATGAACTTACCTTATTCTATCGAAAAAGAAATCCCATTCACGCTGCCTCATCATTTGATCGTAGCAGTAAGTGAGGTGTTAAAGGCTTATCCGGAACGCTATGAAATACTAGTAAATCGTATGGAACAAGTGAAAAATTCAAGCTTCGCGCCATTTATAGTAGGGGATGTACATCCGATGATTGCAACGATACAGCATGAAAAAATGCCACAAATCATAGAAACTTGCGAATTAAACGGCTTTTTACTACATAGTGAAAGTACCTATTTAAAGGAACGAAACCTTGCACAAATTAGTGTAATTCAACCGAGCTTTGAAAAAGATTTTAAAAAGTGTAATGCGTTATTTTCATGCTTAGTGGAAACATTGTAA
- a CDS encoding RNA polymerase sigma factor, producing MNELLNNLYEEYNRYIYHLCLKLTRNQNEAEDLMQEVWVKVVRYEASVTEVDHVKAWLTTITMNTFRDRYRKNVRRSKYMMNQPEQLDVPILDLVPNNEISTEEMIEKTEITKIVQEKMVQLDSIYQKTLWYFYVDQFSLAEISELMKVSIGTVKSRLFRAKARLKEILLSDVGVKDALLPA from the coding sequence ATGAACGAACTATTAAACAACTTGTACGAAGAATACAACCGTTACATTTATCACCTATGCCTAAAATTAACACGTAATCAAAATGAAGCAGAAGACTTAATGCAAGAAGTTTGGGTAAAGGTTGTACGCTACGAAGCATCTGTAACAGAAGTGGACCACGTGAAAGCATGGCTTACAACGATTACAATGAATACATTCCGCGACCGCTATCGCAAAAATGTTCGTCGTAGCAAATATATGATGAATCAACCTGAACAATTAGACGTACCGATTTTAGATTTGGTTCCCAATAATGAAATTTCTACAGAAGAAATGATTGAAAAAACAGAGATTACAAAAATAGTTCAAGAAAAAATGGTCCAATTGGATTCAATTTATCAAAAAACATTATGGTATTTTTACGTGGATCAATTTTCATTAGCTGAGATTTCAGAGCTGATGAAAGTATCGATTGGTACGGTTAAGTCTCGTTTATTCCGAGCAAAAGCACGCTTAAAGGAAATTCTATTATCTGATGTTGGCGTGAAAGACGCATTATTACCAGCTTAA
- a CDS encoding NAD(P)/FAD-dependent oxidoreductase: MELYDVTIIGGGPAGLYSAFYSGLRTMKTKILEFQPELGGKVNIYPEKMLWDIGGQPPIQAQYFIKNLIEQAQIFSPTICLNTKVDTIKKEEKYFVIETATGEKHYSKTIIVAVGGGILSPIKLDIEGAEKYEMTNLHYTILGLERFRDKSVLVSGGGNGAIDWAVELLYVAKEVTVVYRKDQLTAHEAQIEKLKQHGVTIMLNAEIQTVLSNREKTAIEQVIIDQNGEKHTLTVDDVLISHGYNRETSLTYDEKNHPDLKDDYYLMSEGKCKTSVPGIFGAGDIISYDDKVNLLVGTFQDAVLAVNSAKLYIEPEANAYGMVSSHNDMFNEKNRKILEETFAKQ, translated from the coding sequence ATGGAACTTTATGATGTAACAATTATTGGTGGCGGTCCTGCTGGTTTATATAGTGCATTTTATAGCGGTTTACGTACGATGAAAACAAAAATACTTGAATTCCAACCCGAACTTGGAGGGAAAGTTAATATTTATCCTGAAAAAATGCTTTGGGATATCGGAGGACAACCGCCCATTCAAGCACAATACTTTATTAAAAACTTAATCGAGCAAGCGCAAATCTTCTCACCAACGATTTGCTTAAATACGAAAGTAGATACAATTAAAAAAGAAGAAAAGTATTTCGTTATTGAAACGGCAACGGGCGAAAAACATTATTCGAAAACAATTATCGTAGCAGTCGGTGGGGGGATTTTAAGCCCAATTAAGCTTGATATTGAAGGTGCAGAAAAGTATGAAATGACGAACTTGCATTACACAATTTTAGGGCTAGAACGTTTCCGTGATAAATCAGTTCTTGTATCTGGTGGCGGGAATGGCGCGATTGATTGGGCAGTGGAATTATTATATGTGGCAAAGGAAGTAACCGTTGTTTATCGAAAAGATCAGCTTACTGCACATGAAGCGCAAATCGAAAAATTAAAGCAGCATGGTGTGACTATCATGCTAAATGCTGAAATTCAAACAGTCCTATCTAACCGTGAAAAAACGGCTATTGAGCAAGTAATCATTGATCAAAATGGTGAAAAGCATACGTTGACAGTAGATGATGTGTTAATCAGCCACGGGTATAACCGTGAAACTTCATTAACTTATGATGAAAAAAATCATCCGGATTTGAAAGATGACTATTATTTAATGAGTGAAGGTAAATGTAAAACGTCAGTACCTGGAATTTTTGGAGCAGGGGACATTATTAGCTACGATGATAAAGTGAACCTTCTTGTCGGAACTTTCCAAGATGCCGTATTAGCAGTGAATAGTGCGAAATTATATATTGAACCTGAAGCCAATGCGTACGGAATGGTGTCGTCACATAATGATATGTTCAATGAAAAAAATCGTAAAATTTTAGAAGAGACTTTTGCAAAACAATAG
- a CDS encoding MarR family winged helix-turn-helix transcriptional regulator translates to MNEPKREQLSTLFETMTSLERKIANQWNSHDLLGFSKSHILILAFLHTEGPKRPSAIAEKLKVTTGGVTVLTTKLIKAGLIEKTQHETDRRASQIHITGAGIQMLEHTRQQVDAVLENLFGMLSEDELKTLTNIFEKCARL, encoded by the coding sequence ATGAATGAGCCTAAACGCGAGCAATTATCGACACTTTTTGAAACGATGACTTCTTTAGAACGCAAAATTGCGAATCAATGGAACAGTCACGATCTGCTTGGCTTTTCTAAATCTCATATTTTGATATTGGCTTTCCTTCACACAGAAGGTCCGAAGCGCCCCTCTGCCATTGCTGAAAAGTTAAAGGTTACTACGGGTGGTGTCACGGTTTTAACAACGAAGCTGATTAAAGCAGGATTAATCGAAAAGACGCAACATGAAACGGATCGCCGCGCTTCTCAAATTCATATTACAGGTGCCGGTATCCAAATGCTCGAACATACGCGCCAGCAAGTGGATGCCGTATTAGAGAATCTGTTTGGCATGTTGTCCGAAGATGAACTAAAAACCTTAACCAATATATTCGAAAAATGTGCGAGACTATAA
- the spx gene encoding transcriptional regulator Spx has protein sequence MTVTIYTQSSCSSSRKALKWLNENNIAYTEKRTTSQPLTLAEFKHILSMTEDGTDEIIATNSNDFKNLAVDIDQLSIQELYNLIQQHPRMLRSPILLDEKRIQIGYNEMDIRRFIPRKVRAFELNALQQLAVE, from the coding sequence ATGACAGTAACAATCTATACTCAATCAAGCTGTTCCTCATCACGAAAAGCATTAAAATGGTTAAATGAAAACAACATTGCTTACACGGAAAAGAGAACAACTTCTCAACCTTTAACATTAGCTGAATTTAAACATATTTTAAGTATGACAGAAGATGGCACCGATGAAATCATTGCAACAAACTCAAATGATTTCAAAAACTTAGCCGTTGATATCGACCAACTTTCAATTCAAGAGCTCTATAATTTAATTCAGCAACATCCACGTATGTTGCGTAGCCCTATTTTACTTGATGAAAAACGCATTCAAATCGGCTATAACGAAATGGACATTCGCCGTTTCATTCCACGTAAGGTGCGTGCATTTGAATTAAATGCACTACAACAACTGGCCGTAGAATAG
- a CDS encoding ABC-F family ATP-binding cassette domain-containing protein, whose product MAILTVENLGHSFGDRTLFKDVTFRLVEGDHIGLVGANGVGKSTLMSIITGQAIHDEGKVEWLPNTHYGYLDQHTVLTAGRTMRDALRDAFLPLYKKEEELNAITAKMSEPDADFDQLLADMAEIQDALDAGDFYTLDMKIEDVARGLGLDAIGLERDVAALSGGQRTKVLLAKLLLEKPKVLLLDEPTNYLDEEHVTWLKNYLKNYPHAFLLISHDTEFMNETVDVIFQLEFSKLTRYTATYEKFLELAEINKRQHIDAYEKQQEFIKKQEDFINRNKARYSTSGRAKSREKQLGRLERIDRPETAVKPEFGFKEARTPSRYVVEAMNLVIGYDKEKPLLPPLTFEIERGEKIALVGMNGVGKSTLLKTMLGKVQPLDGKVILGDYLEPSYFEQEVKADKITPIDDVWNAFPSMEQASVRAALAKAGLKTDHITRPLNSLSGGEQAKVRLCKLMMDPANILIFDEPTNHLDVDAKEELKRAMKEFKGTIVLVSHEPEFYDGLVSKIWNVQDWFTTGETNELNEFK is encoded by the coding sequence ATGGCAATTTTAACAGTTGAAAATTTAGGTCATTCATTTGGTGACCGTACATTATTTAAAGACGTAACGTTTCGTTTAGTTGAAGGTGATCACATTGGTTTAGTTGGTGCAAATGGTGTTGGTAAATCAACATTAATGAGCATCATCACTGGCCAAGCCATTCATGATGAAGGGAAAGTAGAATGGCTACCAAATACACATTACGGCTATTTAGATCAACATACTGTCCTTACTGCCGGCCGTACAATGCGCGACGCCTTACGCGATGCCTTCCTTCCTTTATACAAAAAAGAAGAAGAATTAAATGCCATCACAGCGAAAATGTCTGAGCCAGACGCTGATTTTGACCAATTATTAGCAGATATGGCTGAAATTCAAGATGCACTAGATGCAGGTGATTTCTACACATTAGATATGAAAATCGAAGATGTAGCACGTGGTTTAGGTTTAGACGCTATTGGCCTTGAACGTGATGTAGCAGCCCTTTCTGGTGGTCAACGTACGAAAGTTTTACTAGCAAAACTTTTACTTGAAAAACCAAAAGTATTATTACTAGATGAGCCTACCAACTATCTTGATGAAGAGCATGTCACTTGGTTAAAGAACTATTTGAAAAACTATCCACATGCATTCCTTTTAATTTCGCATGATACAGAATTTATGAATGAAACGGTAGATGTCATTTTCCAATTGGAGTTCTCTAAATTAACACGTTACACAGCAACTTATGAAAAATTCTTAGAGCTTGCTGAGATCAATAAACGTCAGCATATCGACGCATACGAAAAGCAACAAGAGTTCATCAAAAAACAAGAAGACTTCATCAATCGTAACAAAGCGCGTTATTCAACTTCTGGCCGTGCAAAATCTCGCGAAAAACAACTTGGCCGTTTAGAGCGTATTGACCGCCCTGAAACAGCTGTGAAGCCTGAATTTGGCTTTAAAGAAGCGCGCACACCTAGCCGCTATGTAGTAGAAGCAATGAACTTAGTCATTGGTTACGATAAAGAAAAACCTTTACTTCCACCACTTACATTCGAAATCGAGCGCGGTGAAAAGATTGCCCTTGTCGGCATGAACGGTGTTGGTAAATCAACATTACTAAAAACAATGCTTGGTAAAGTACAACCACTTGATGGGAAGGTTATTTTAGGTGATTATCTGGAGCCTTCATACTTCGAACAAGAAGTAAAAGCAGACAAAATTACACCAATTGACGACGTATGGAATGCCTTCCCTTCTATGGAGCAAGCATCTGTCCGTGCAGCATTAGCAAAAGCTGGTTTAAAAACAGATCACATTACACGCCCATTGAACTCATTATCAGGTGGGGAACAAGCAAAAGTACGTTTATGTAAATTAATGATGGACCCTGCGAACATCTTAATCTTTGACGAACCAACAAACCACTTAGACGTGGATGCAAAAGAAGAATTAAAACGTGCCATGAAAGAATTCAAAGGGACAATCGTTCTCGTATCACATGAACCTGAATTCTACGACGGATTAGTATCGAAAATTTGGAACGTCCAAGATTGGTTCACAACGGGTGAAACAAACGAGTTAAACGAATTTAAGTAA
- a CDS encoding SE1832 family protein, with the protein MLTKDQLQQEIAELKMDYINLQGDMEKLESVGHPDSVKQALVRLENMEVRLAELNKQLAAL; encoded by the coding sequence ATGCTAACAAAGGACCAGCTACAACAAGAAATCGCTGAATTAAAGATGGATTATATCAATCTTCAAGGCGATATGGAAAAGCTAGAATCAGTCGGTCATCCAGATTCAGTGAAACAAGCGCTTGTACGTCTTGAAAATATGGAAGTAAGACTTGCAGAACTAAATAAACAGCTCGCAGCATTATAG